In one Sporomusa sphaeroides DSM 2875 genomic region, the following are encoded:
- a CDS encoding glycoside hydrolase family 26 protein — MYKIYRLVLTILLSAVLSIPVHASTIINGEYSSLPPGPDDDVKEIHYVDDNYERLTDYANGYSLLVPHNLTVDASLSPVVTVLTNDSLRIEIFYDNLSGTPATASDYMSYSNRFISNTHSHTRLYEATYRQNDFTVHRLHWTRPKLMHAPNDKNYYASIELAKNSKEVYTVFIKSATPIENAGKIAGSFTLVPRQGAPQIALPLRRAHTPLNAETRAFYDKYFSPASPQRWGIFEPGAPQTFEKLDILEEQLNYTFPILVRYQSLDENLPILGLNSAYKHGRTVELTLQTSHDFVDSSDAIYDILAGKYDDYFQLYARQLTAFGHPVLFRLNNEMNGDWCSYSAFYYSKDAELYKAMWRHIRRIFDENGVDNVLWVWNPHDLSFPDFKWNHYLMYYPGDEYVDIIGLTGYNTGTYFAGEKWREFDQIYPEIYNEYDRHFAKPFMITEFGSNSVGGDKAAWMKTMFAQIGLLPKIKVAIWWNGIDWDASGQPGRIYILDETEETTAAFRQGLQQFKPD; from the coding sequence ATGTACAAGATTTACCGACTAGTATTAACTATACTTCTATCCGCAGTTTTGTCAATACCCGTACATGCATCTACCATTATCAACGGCGAGTATAGCTCATTGCCGCCAGGCCCTGACGATGATGTCAAGGAAATCCACTATGTTGATGACAACTATGAACGCCTGACCGATTATGCCAACGGCTATTCCCTGCTTGTCCCCCATAATCTGACGGTTGACGCCTCACTCTCACCGGTAGTTACGGTGCTGACAAACGACTCTCTGCGCATTGAAATTTTTTATGATAACTTGTCCGGTACGCCGGCTACTGCCAGCGACTATATGAGTTACAGCAACCGGTTTATCAGCAACACCCATAGCCATACCCGGCTGTATGAGGCTACCTACCGGCAAAACGACTTTACTGTTCACCGGTTGCACTGGACGCGCCCCAAGCTCATGCATGCACCTAATGACAAAAACTATTATGCCAGTATCGAGCTGGCGAAAAATAGTAAAGAAGTCTATACTGTTTTTATCAAATCTGCCACACCTATTGAAAATGCCGGGAAAATTGCCGGCAGCTTTACCCTGGTCCCTCGCCAGGGTGCACCGCAGATTGCACTGCCGCTGCGCCGGGCACATACACCACTTAATGCTGAAACCCGCGCCTTTTATGACAAGTATTTTAGTCCGGCAAGCCCGCAGCGTTGGGGGATCTTTGAGCCAGGCGCCCCCCAGACCTTTGAAAAGCTGGATATTTTGGAAGAACAACTTAACTATACCTTCCCCATCCTGGTACGGTACCAGTCACTTGATGAAAATTTGCCCATTCTCGGCCTGAATTCCGCGTACAAGCACGGGAGAACCGTCGAGTTGACACTTCAGACCAGCCATGACTTTGTCGATAGTTCGGACGCGATTTATGACATTCTCGCCGGAAAATATGATGACTATTTCCAGCTGTATGCCCGGCAGTTAACAGCCTTCGGCCACCCGGTCCTGTTCCGGCTCAATAATGAAATGAACGGTGACTGGTGCTCCTATTCGGCCTTTTACTATAGTAAGGACGCCGAGTTGTATAAAGCCATGTGGCGGCACATCCGCCGCATATTTGATGAAAATGGTGTTGACAATGTGCTCTGGGTATGGAATCCGCATGACTTATCCTTCCCCGACTTTAAGTGGAATCATTACCTGATGTATTATCCGGGAGATGAATATGTCGATATTATCGGCCTGACAGGCTACAATACCGGTACTTATTTTGCCGGAGAAAAATGGCGGGAATTTGACCAAATCTACCCGGAAATTTATAACGAATATGACAGGCATTTTGCCAAACCGTTTATGATTACCGAATTTGGGTCCAATTCGGTGGGCGGCGACAAGGCGGCCTGGATGAAAACCATGTTTGCACAAATAGGCCTGTTACCCAAAATCAAGGTGGCAATCTGGTGGAATGGCATTGACTGGGATGCTTCCGGCCAGCCTGGACGCATTTATATTTTGGACGAAACTGAGGAAACAACCGCAGCCTTCCGGCAAGGACTGCAGCAGTTCAAGCCGGATTAG
- a CDS encoding diguanylate cyclase domain-containing protein has protein sequence MRNLHQIGRYVNFLVVAAVLLPLIFIAGVVYVERQQADSMVRVRAEELARLRAVAATAWLSNQAAYIRGISKLPAVTAGTPNAADELASFITAETGLLALGYAESGGTVQVDTGGRTGRDIAGSNYFIEAAAGREYQGEVPGTDWLQNGNVTIVAAPVTVNGEVTGIVYGVIRQETIAARAAGLVPDIPGGKAPLSRWFFWLGSLYLIGVIPLLLLGWFLRRWQARAAAFPEDAIERQVFESGREQTVGMQSPEEAAAEEFETTQNELIAILQQELALASKRSAKDTASESAAGSKPAAVTAADITPAAVIDRALAAKAYKPKTFGQQAPAVTTLPDNKPAVTPVSQPLHRLQPLIGKKNTPRLPAVDSLTGLYSRQEFEKIIAARTGQPDSIMLALSINGMKVINDFLGRAAGDAIITATADIVKTVAGAECMAARFDGDKFIVLLPAASPDMAEDIKKDVKYHVDLHNLRNPEVPLSITLGAAAADADGDLRNVWERAERDMESHKAVNRVEARRFIMWSMKRNRGRS, from the coding sequence ATGAGAAACTTACATCAGATTGGCAGGTATGTGAATTTTTTGGTGGTTGCAGCAGTGTTGCTGCCGCTTATTTTTATCGCCGGAGTGGTCTATGTTGAGCGTCAGCAGGCGGACAGCATGGTCCGGGTACGGGCGGAAGAGCTTGCCCGGCTGCGGGCAGTAGCAGCCACAGCCTGGCTGTCAAACCAGGCCGCCTATATTCGGGGTATAAGCAAATTGCCGGCTGTTACTGCCGGAACCCCAAATGCCGCTGACGAGCTTGCTTCTTTTATTACGGCGGAGACAGGCTTGTTGGCACTGGGGTATGCCGAATCTGGCGGTACAGTTCAGGTAGATACCGGCGGCCGTACCGGCAGGGATATCGCCGGCAGCAATTATTTTATCGAAGCGGCTGCCGGACGGGAATACCAGGGGGAAGTCCCGGGGACCGACTGGCTGCAGAACGGGAATGTTACTATAGTGGCGGCGCCTGTTACCGTGAACGGAGAGGTAACTGGTATTGTATATGGTGTTATTCGGCAGGAAACCATAGCGGCAAGGGCGGCCGGTCTTGTTCCGGACATACCTGGCGGTAAGGCGCCGCTCAGCCGGTGGTTTTTCTGGCTGGGCAGCTTATACCTAATTGGAGTAATTCCGCTATTGCTGCTGGGCTGGTTTTTGCGCCGCTGGCAGGCACGCGCTGCCGCTTTCCCGGAAGATGCTATAGAACGGCAGGTGTTTGAATCTGGCCGTGAGCAGACGGTTGGCATGCAAAGCCCGGAGGAGGCGGCGGCAGAGGAGTTTGAGACTACACAAAATGAATTAATAGCCATATTGCAGCAGGAACTGGCACTGGCCAGCAAGCGTTCGGCAAAAGATACCGCAAGCGAGTCTGCGGCCGGCAGCAAACCGGCTGCTGTAACTGCAGCAGATATAACACCGGCAGCCGTAATTGACCGGGCGCTGGCCGCTAAAGCCTATAAACCAAAAACATTCGGGCAGCAAGCCCCGGCGGTGACCACCCTGCCGGACAATAAACCGGCAGTGACACCCGTTTCCCAGCCGCTTCATCGGCTGCAGCCGCTTATCGGCAAAAAGAATACCCCCAGGCTGCCTGCCGTTGATTCGCTGACCGGTTTGTACTCCCGGCAGGAATTTGAAAAAATAATAGCTGCCCGTACAGGGCAGCCGGATAGCATAATGCTGGCTTTAAGCATCAATGGCATGAAAGTCATTAATGATTTTTTAGGCAGAGCAGCCGGTGATGCGATCATCACTGCCACTGCCGATATTGTTAAGACCGTGGCGGGGGCGGAGTGTATGGCAGCCCGTTTTGACGGGGATAAATTTATTGTCCTGCTGCCGGCTGCTTCGCCGGATATGGCTGAAGATATCAAAAAAGATGTTAAGTACCATGTTGATCTTCATAACCTGCGCAATCCGGAAGTTCCGTTAAGCATAACCCTGGGGGCGGCTGCCGCTGACGCGGATGGAGATCTGCGGAATGTCTGGGAGAGAGCCGAACGCGATATGGAAAGCCATAAAGCCGTGAACCGGGTGGAAGCCCGGCGATTCATCATGTGGTCAATGAAACGCAACCGCGGACGGTCATAG
- a CDS encoding sensor histidine kinase, with product MKHLSITSHLWIAFLVIPIITFLILGILQSLGTYETPFQSVVLNIAITLLLTSLLGYFHARRIHSTIKSLLAFIQALISQDDATQAAIFPRFAPREFELMAEHFQLMAKKHSESRQELSALNAELEQRIAERTNSLLRTNQELAILNQLITPISPHPGGASIIKECLRQFSEISGVHVKLYLRKPVLSLIGSGEDIRGINDIEINDKPWYIISYRYTIQPIRSGNNIFGCFIIPHSQLSQQDRDFVETLSRSAGIIFQNEILSRTLEQNHAVLKAVLESMYDAITLINGRQVVYANGRMSELLALPCSEIIGMSEDYLFAIIAHRLIDANWEVIDQAKRGYGVFNLKLKHGAGHQYILLTVFPVTGNGNDEVGKGMVWRDITKEHEVDKLKNDLISMVSHEFKTPITSIRGSVETLLREDADWEEDFKREMLTGIHEDIEHVQELVNDWLDISRIEAKAISLDKEPVQPHAIITSAIRKLPKHFASNAKIESIVDDSLPFIYGDRVRLGQVLLNLFTNAIRYNDDSPHIEISAHSDEAYVHISVADNGIGINERHLGKIFDRFYCVDNERERRLGGTGLGLTICKGIIEAHNGMIKVQSSEGIGSIFTISIPKYRSAGAEYEKI from the coding sequence ATGAAACATTTATCAATCACTTCGCATCTTTGGATTGCCTTCTTAGTTATTCCAATCATTACGTTTCTGATTCTTGGAATTTTACAATCACTGGGGACTTATGAAACTCCGTTTCAATCAGTGGTTTTAAATATTGCTATTACTTTACTGCTTACTTCCTTGCTTGGTTATTTTCACGCCAGACGAATACATTCAACAATTAAGAGTCTGCTAGCCTTTATTCAAGCATTAATTAGCCAGGACGATGCGACGCAGGCTGCCATATTTCCCAGATTTGCCCCGCGTGAATTCGAATTGATGGCCGAACATTTTCAATTAATGGCTAAGAAACATAGTGAAAGCCGGCAAGAACTGTCCGCATTAAATGCCGAGTTAGAGCAGCGGATAGCAGAACGAACTAACAGTTTGCTAAGAACCAATCAGGAATTAGCCATTCTCAATCAGTTAATCACTCCGATTTCACCCCATCCGGGGGGAGCGAGTATTATTAAAGAGTGTCTAAGGCAATTTTCTGAGATATCCGGAGTTCATGTTAAATTGTATCTGAGAAAACCTGTATTATCGTTAATCGGGTCAGGAGAAGATATTCGCGGTATTAATGATATTGAAATTAATGATAAGCCCTGGTACATAATTTCTTACAGATATACTATTCAGCCAATACGCTCAGGCAATAACATCTTCGGTTGCTTCATAATTCCTCACTCACAGCTCAGCCAGCAAGACCGGGATTTTGTGGAGACCTTGTCACGTTCGGCAGGTATCATTTTTCAGAATGAAATATTGTCGCGAACACTGGAGCAAAATCATGCTGTCTTAAAGGCCGTACTGGAGAGTATGTATGATGCTATTACCCTGATTAACGGTCGCCAGGTAGTGTATGCGAACGGCCGGATGTCCGAACTGCTTGCTCTTCCCTGTTCTGAGATCATTGGTATGTCGGAGGATTATTTGTTTGCGATAATTGCCCATCGCCTTATCGATGCTAATTGGGAAGTAATTGATCAAGCCAAGCGGGGATACGGTGTTTTTAATTTGAAACTTAAGCACGGTGCCGGCCATCAGTATATTCTGCTTACAGTTTTTCCGGTTACAGGCAATGGGAATGATGAAGTCGGCAAAGGCATGGTCTGGCGGGATATTACCAAGGAACATGAGGTTGATAAGCTGAAGAATGATTTAATTTCCATGGTTTCGCATGAATTTAAAACACCCATTACCAGTATCAGGGGAAGTGTCGAAACGCTGTTACGCGAGGACGCCGACTGGGAGGAAGACTTTAAACGGGAGATGCTGACAGGAATTCATGAAGATATTGAGCATGTCCAGGAGCTGGTGAATGACTGGCTTGACATCTCCAGGATTGAAGCCAAAGCTATCAGTTTGGACAAAGAACCTGTCCAGCCCCATGCTATTATTACCAGCGCTATCCGAAAGCTTCCCAAGCATTTTGCCAGCAATGCAAAAATTGAATCTATCGTAGATGATAGCTTGCCGTTTATCTATGGTGACAGAGTGCGCCTGGGCCAGGTTTTGCTGAACCTTTTTACTAACGCCATTCGTTATAACGATGACAGTCCCCATATTGAAATTAGTGCACACAGTGATGAAGCATATGTCCACATCAGTGTCGCTGATAATGGGATCGGCATCAACGAACGGCATCTGGGGAAAATTTTTGACCGTTTTTATTGTGTGGATAACGAGCGGGAGCGGCGTTTAGGCGGAACCGGCTTAGGCTTGACAATTTGCAAGGGAATTATCGAAGCACATAATGGTATGATTAAGGTCCAAAGCAGCGAAGGTATCGGCAGCATCTTTACGATTTCAATTCCTAAATACAGGAGCGCGGGTGCAGAGTATGAAAAAATATAG
- a CDS encoding RraA family protein → MSNAGCRIFLKINRPDRELLEGFSGVPVANIADEMNRFSCVDARIKPFNSRPLLGTAFTVKVRVADNLLLHKALELAQPGDVILVDAQGDMANAITGEIMMLTADKKGLAGVVVDGAVRDAKALQELNMPVYAAGVTPRGPYKDGPGEINVPVCIGGVVVNPGDIVVGDADGIVIINPADAVSIQARAKEKLVKEQAILQGIRDGLPRDKSWVDKTLKALNCEIIDDYYR, encoded by the coding sequence ATGTCAAACGCAGGCTGCAGAATCTTTTTAAAAATTAACCGTCCCGACAGAGAGCTGCTGGAAGGTTTTAGCGGTGTACCGGTGGCCAATATTGCTGATGAAATGAATCGCTTCAGTTGTGTGGATGCGCGGATTAAGCCTTTTAACTCCCGCCCTTTGCTGGGGACGGCCTTTACCGTGAAAGTAAGAGTTGCCGACAATTTGCTGCTTCATAAGGCGTTAGAACTGGCCCAGCCTGGAGATGTTATCCTGGTTGATGCCCAGGGAGATATGGCCAATGCGATAACCGGTGAAATTATGATGCTGACAGCCGACAAGAAAGGCCTGGCCGGTGTGGTTGTCGATGGGGCGGTGCGTGATGCCAAGGCATTGCAAGAATTGAATATGCCTGTATATGCGGCGGGGGTTACGCCCAGGGGGCCGTACAAGGACGGTCCCGGTGAAATCAATGTGCCGGTATGTATTGGCGGGGTGGTTGTCAACCCCGGGGATATTGTGGTCGGGGATGCGGACGGTATTGTAATCATCAATCCGGCCGATGCTGTGTCGATACAGGCAAGGGCTAAGGAAAAGCTGGTTAAAGAGCAGGCGATACTTCAGGGAATCAGGGATGGCCTTCCCCGGGACAAAAGCTGGGTGGATAAAACTCTAAAAGCGCTGAACTGCGAGATTATTGATGATTACTATCGGTAA
- a CDS encoding MurR/RpiR family transcriptional regulator — MDYIESKIKGTSLTKTEEKIASYFLEHKNQFCFKTATDLALDIGVSDTSIIRFVRTLGFNGYADFQKHMKENIVQQISESGSPLQRHKKAIERGHISNMAGELLMTTLENLNKTYDKIDMGVIETITNVLIKSRNKYIVGFGGTASVAHFMENKLGCFLPNCQGIFHADVAAVHRIADITEKDCIVLFTFPRYTEMALSLVEIAQRKKAEIIVITDKITCPVAFYADIVLTAYVQTMGFCNSYIAPLWIADLIILAASEKNTGSEGRIELIDKYVNKHKLY, encoded by the coding sequence GTGGATTACATCGAAAGTAAAATCAAAGGAACCTCATTAACAAAAACAGAAGAAAAAATTGCGAGTTATTTTTTAGAGCATAAAAATCAATTTTGTTTTAAGACAGCGACAGATTTAGCGCTTGATATAGGGGTAAGCGACACATCCATAATACGGTTTGTGAGAACACTTGGGTTTAATGGGTATGCTGATTTCCAGAAACACATGAAAGAGAATATAGTTCAGCAAATATCTGAATCCGGTTCGCCGTTGCAACGGCATAAAAAAGCGATTGAAAGAGGGCATATCAGTAATATGGCCGGAGAATTGCTGATGACCACGCTGGAAAATCTGAATAAGACCTATGATAAGATAGATATGGGTGTTATTGAAACCATTACAAATGTTCTTATTAAGAGCAGGAATAAATATATTGTTGGTTTTGGCGGGACGGCATCGGTTGCGCATTTTATGGAAAATAAGCTAGGCTGTTTTTTGCCTAATTGTCAAGGGATTTTCCATGCAGATGTTGCTGCGGTACATAGGATTGCAGATATTACGGAGAAAGACTGTATTGTATTATTCACATTTCCCCGGTACACAGAGATGGCTCTTTCGCTGGTTGAAATTGCCCAGAGAAAAAAAGCTGAGATTATAGTTATTACAGATAAAATAACATGCCCTGTAGCTTTTTATGCCGACATAGTATTGACAGCTTACGTGCAGACTATGGGCTTTTGCAATTCCTATATAGCACCGTTGTGGATTGCTGATTTGATTATATTGGCTGCCAGTGAAAAGAACACCGGGAGTGAAGGCAGAATAGAGCTGATCGATAAATATGTGAATAAACATAAGCTGTATTAA
- a CDS encoding response regulator transcription factor — protein sequence MKKYRIFIVDDEPKILRFIAANLKSLGYEVYTFQNGTEALANFDALDPELVLMDIMMPGMDGFELLKRLRKFSDVPVIILTARGNSNDKVQGLNMGADDYLTKPFSLDELFARVNAVLRRFAGKLPGQGAASELKNGDIIIKQAQRRVWIKDRELKLTETEYNLFSLLMVNAGKVLTHEQLLCEVWGSEYRDDVEYLRVAIARIRQKIRNSACSEECIVTYPGVGYMIASREAEEHHR from the coding sequence ATGAAAAAATATAGGATATTTATTGTTGATGACGAGCCCAAAATATTGCGCTTTATTGCAGCAAACCTTAAGTCGTTAGGGTATGAGGTTTACACCTTTCAAAACGGAACTGAGGCTCTGGCTAATTTTGACGCTTTGGACCCGGAACTGGTCTTGATGGACATTATGATGCCCGGTATGGATGGGTTTGAACTGTTAAAACGGCTGCGAAAGTTTTCCGACGTTCCGGTAATTATTCTGACAGCGCGAGGCAATTCCAATGATAAGGTGCAAGGCCTTAATATGGGAGCAGACGATTATCTTACCAAGCCGTTTTCACTGGACGAATTATTCGCCAGAGTCAACGCTGTTCTGCGACGTTTTGCCGGCAAACTACCCGGCCAGGGCGCAGCCAGTGAGCTAAAAAACGGTGATATAATCATAAAACAGGCTCAGCGCCGGGTATGGATAAAAGACCGGGAGCTGAAACTGACGGAAACGGAATATAACTTGTTTTCGCTATTAATGGTCAATGCCGGCAAGGTACTTACGCATGAACAATTGCTTTGCGAGGTGTGGGGAAGCGAATATCGTGATGATGTAGAATATTTGCGGGTGGCCATTGCCCGTATACGTCAAAAAATTAGAAACAGTGCCTGCAGCGAAGAATGTATTGTTACCTATCCCGGAGTGGGATATATGATTGCCAGCAGGGAGGCCGAGGAACACCATCGATGA
- a CDS encoding pyridoxal phosphate-dependent aminotransferase, which yields MISKRAREVQISPTVALTGKIAELKRQGTDIISFNIGEPDFPTPDYIKKAAFDAINQNFTKYPPASGFLDLKEAVAYKLQVDNGVNYEPKQICVSNGAKQAVVNALYALCGEGDEVIIPVPCWVSYTEMVKLTGAVSVLVKVDEKNGFALDLEAIESAVTPRTKAIIINTPNNPSGAVYSEESLRQLAAMAVKHDFYIISDEIYEKLVFDGEKHFCIGSISPEVQDRCVIVNGVSKAYAMPGWRIGYSAAAKPIAKAIEAFQSQMTSGACSVSQKAALAAITGPQDDLYNMREEYDKRRHFMQKRLNELNGFACDPVKGAFYLLPDISGLLGRSYAGKTIDSSMELAAFLLERAHIAVVPGEAFNTKHKLRFSYANSMENLAEGLNRIEAAIALLS from the coding sequence ATGATTTCCAAACGGGCGCGTGAAGTTCAAATTTCTCCTACGGTGGCATTAACCGGAAAAATAGCTGAGCTTAAGCGGCAAGGGACAGACATCATTTCCTTTAACATTGGTGAACCGGATTTTCCCACACCGGATTATATAAAAAAAGCGGCTTTTGACGCCATTAATCAGAATTTTACCAAATACCCGCCTGCCAGCGGCTTTTTGGATCTGAAAGAGGCAGTGGCATATAAACTGCAGGTTGATAATGGAGTAAACTATGAACCCAAGCAGATCTGCGTGAGCAACGGGGCAAAGCAGGCAGTGGTTAATGCCCTGTACGCATTGTGCGGCGAGGGGGATGAAGTAATTATTCCGGTGCCTTGCTGGGTAAGTTATACTGAGATGGTTAAGTTGACCGGAGCCGTATCGGTGTTAGTCAAGGTCGATGAAAAAAATGGTTTTGCGCTTGATCTTGAGGCCATTGAGTCAGCTGTAACGCCACGCACTAAGGCGATCATCATCAATACACCCAACAACCCGTCCGGAGCGGTATACAGTGAGGAGAGCCTGCGGCAGCTTGCCGCTATGGCAGTGAAACACGATTTTTATATAATTTCAGATGAGATTTATGAAAAACTTGTTTTTGATGGGGAAAAACATTTTTGTATTGGGTCGATCTCGCCTGAGGTGCAAGACCGGTGTGTAATTGTCAACGGGGTGTCCAAAGCATATGCCATGCCGGGTTGGCGGATTGGTTATTCTGCCGCTGCCAAACCGATTGCCAAAGCAATCGAAGCATTTCAAAGCCAGATGACTTCAGGAGCCTGCTCTGTTTCGCAAAAAGCGGCGCTTGCGGCAATAACCGGGCCGCAGGACGACCTGTATAACATGCGGGAGGAATATGATAAACGACGGCATTTTATGCAGAAGCGGCTTAATGAACTAAATGGTTTTGCCTGTGACCCGGTTAAGGGAGCCTTTTATTTACTGCCGGATATTTCCGGACTGCTGGGCCGGTCATATGCCGGAAAAACGATTGACAGCTCTATGGAGCTTGCAGCCTTTTTGCTGGAGAGAGCTCATATTGCGGTAGTACCGGGGGAAGCGTTCAACACTAAGCACAAATTGCGGTTTTCTTATGCGAATTCAATGGAGAATCTGGCAGAGGGGCTTAACCGGATTGAAGCCGCTATTGCCCTGTTGAGCTGA
- a CDS encoding DUF362 domain-containing protein yields the protein MAYNINSECIKCGACASVCPVEAISEGNTQYDIDPGLCIDCGACAAVCPVEAIHPGE from the coding sequence GTGGCATATAATATTAACTCTGAATGTATCAAATGCGGTGCCTGTGCTTCGGTATGTCCGGTAGAGGCAATATCGGAAGGGAATACTCAGTATGATATTGATCCCGGTCTTTGTATTGATTGCGGTGCCTGTGCCGCTGTCTGTCCGGTAGAGGCTATCCATCCGGGCGAATAG
- a CDS encoding ferritin family protein, with protein sequence MALFRAYKKSPKNKVLAETTTAETADTCPCHPDLLLLRDAAADERNAIAFYLEAARGSCLCQLFLDIAADEMQHFAELMQMVSCLDPVQAEIFSDIGLDALVAERPLFRPKNKNKKVDDPQGILPDRKDMVTVNFLTRAVVDELQAINKYQRYMQAAEKPSVARLFCHIMNEEKEHLAQFTAELFKLTNEPLPSEHV encoded by the coding sequence TTGGCTCTTTTCCGTGCCTATAAAAAATCACCTAAAAATAAGGTTTTAGCAGAAACTACGACTGCCGAAACTGCCGACACATGTCCCTGTCACCCGGATTTACTACTTTTGCGGGATGCCGCCGCCGATGAGCGGAACGCTATCGCCTTTTATCTTGAGGCTGCGCGAGGTTCTTGTCTATGCCAGCTGTTTCTGGATATCGCTGCAGACGAAATGCAACACTTTGCCGAACTGATGCAAATGGTTTCCTGTCTGGACCCCGTACAGGCTGAAATATTCAGCGACATAGGTCTTGATGCACTGGTAGCGGAACGCCCGCTGTTTAGACCTAAAAACAAGAATAAGAAAGTCGACGATCCCCAAGGTATCCTGCCTGACCGCAAAGATATGGTAACAGTGAACTTTTTGACCAGGGCTGTAGTCGACGAATTACAGGCCATCAATAAGTATCAGCGTTACATGCAGGCCGCCGAAAAACCTTCCGTAGCACGCCTATTCTGTCACATAATGAATGAAGAAAAAGAACATCTTGCCCAGTTTACTGCCGAGTTGTTCAAACTAACCAATGAACCGTTGCCGTCCGAACACGTGTAG